One genomic segment of Hordeum vulgare subsp. vulgare chromosome 2H, MorexV3_pseudomolecules_assembly, whole genome shotgun sequence includes these proteins:
- the LOC123425047 gene encoding B3 domain-containing protein Os01g0234100-like, with amino-acid sequence MAIEQSLKRKRGRPAGGGSPSANKSQRDKKVMEHKIALVHRRLALLDSESDKDADVQPTVTMDDKLAAVVDQQPVIIKCEDIDDEDEHVPLRIMRSPRADSEQKKLLDVSQTHNAQDADTAKKKGGRLVNAKSNMGQNLKLSIPRRTLVESGGSNSRRSDIDDDLVPMVAAVNCHKTCASVQGKFGSAMERAKEVLLKLPAEHPSFVKHMLHSHVVQGFWLGLPSNFCNKHLPKEDTTIVLEDEDRHNYDAKYLGAKQGLSAGWRGFAINHDIKVGDVVVFQLVSSAKFKVYILRANNFTTTDGALGLLCLEAGKEKILKESSNDVKPKENRKVQSDSSNPASDSIIDGIRFSDTAIDFDHVKNFSNFNIIVDGLVIDCKFPDHLRRTYYELCCARESFLHKDLLKQINLTLAVGVIMETINIAEGIRAASASSHQDFLVWKKTLEAFQFLGMNVEFLLKRIDDLLGLPARPRDPAGHEEKKEIKLEHARAKAKMKELESRMSSVKDTLKKMDVEMKELESSAKRTEEMRLATAPW; translated from the exons ATGGCGATCGAACAATCCCTCAAG AGGAAGAGAGGGAGGCCAGCAGGAGGAGGTTCCCCGTCTGCCAACAAGAGCCAGCGAGATAAAAAGGTCATGGAGCACAAGATTGCACTGGTGCATCGAAGGCTCGCCTTGCTTGACAGCGAAAGCGACAAGGATGCTGACGTTCAGCCGACGGTCACAATG GATGATaagcttgctgctgttgttgatcAACAGCCTGTCATTATTAAATGCGAGGATATAGATGACGAGGACGAACATGTTCCTTTGAGA ATTATGCGGTCACCGAGGGCAGACAGTGAGCAAAAAAAACTGCTTGATGTTTCTCAGACACACAATGCTCAGGATGCTGACACTGCTAAG AAGAAGGGAGGGAGGCTTGTCAACGCCAAGAGCAACATGGGGCAGAATTTGAAATTGTCAATACCAAGACGTACCTTGGTTGAGAGTGGCGGCAGTAACAGCAGAAGGAGCGACATAGATGATGATCTTGTGCCAATG GTAGCTGCTGTTAATTGCCATAAGACATGTGCAAG CGTTCAAGGTAAATTTGGGTCTGCCATGGAGAGAGCTAAGGAGGTACTGCTAAAGTTACCAGCTGAACATCCTAGCTTTGTCAAGCATATGCTACATTCACATGTTGTTCAGGGTTTTTGGCTG GGTCTACCATCTAACTTCTGCAACAAGCATCTTCCAAAGGAGGACACTACTATTGTGCTAGAAGATGAGGATAGGCACAATTATGATGCAAAATATCTAGGTgccaagcaaggacttagtgctgGTTGGAGAGGTTTTGCGATTAATCATGATATTAAGGTCGGAGATGTTGTAGTATTTCAACTTGTCAGTTCAGCAAAGTTTAAG GTCTATATATTGAGAGCGAACAACTTCACTACAACTGATGGAGCACTTGGTCTCCTGTGTTTGGAAGCAGGCAAGGAGAAGATATTGA AAGAAAGTTCCAATGATGTCAAACCTAAGGAGAATCGAAAGGTTCAGAGTGATAGCAGTAACCCAGCCAGTGACTCAATAATTGATGGCATCAGATTTTCAGATACAGCCATCGATTTCGATCATGTGAAAAATTTCAGCAACTTCAACATCATCGTAGACGGTCTGGTCATCGACTGCAAGTTTCCTGACCACCTACGCAGGACGTACTATGAGCTGTGCTGTGCTCGGGAGTCGTTCCTTCACAAGGATCTGCTCAAACAGATAAACCTCACACTTGCCGTGGGAGTGATCATGGAGACTATCAACATCGCGGAGGGTATCAGGGCCGCGAGCGCTTCTTCCCACCAAGACTTTCTGGTCTGGAAGAAGACCTTGGAGGCCTTTCAGTTCCTGGGCATGAATGTCGAGTTCCTGCTCAAACGAATCGATGATCTCCTTGGCCTCCCTGCTCGACCTAGAGACCCTGCTGGGCATgaagagaagaaagagataaAACTGGAGCATGCACGTGCCAAAGCGAAAATGAAGGAGCTCGAGTCCAGAATGTCAAGTGTGAAGgacactctgaagaagatggacgTGGAGATGAAGGAGTTAGAGTCCAGCGCGAAGAGGACGGAGGAGATGCGGTTAGCAACCGCACCGTGGTAG